DNA from Ziziphus jujuba cultivar Dongzao chromosome 2, ASM3175591v1:
AGAACATCTTCCCAAAAGTAATCAAAGAGATCCATTATAagttattattaaatttcattgaATCCTATAGGCAACTTAATAGTTATTTCATTTGATCGACAATGTTCAAGGATATGAACATATTGAACCAAAGATCTACATTGGAACTTTTCAAACTGATTTAATTTCACTGCACAAGTGATGGGGAGTGGATAATAGAAGTAGATGACATCTTGAAATTTATAGTTTGATATTTGTAGGATCTTAAATAGAATTAAAACAGTTTGAAGTGCTTGAAGccaaagtaataaataataatgtttttaccAGTCTTGGATTGTAGAAGGTCATATATAAGGAGTATCTGCATTTTAGGGAGACATTAAAGgaagaagataaataaattactgACCCAATGTGTCcactatatatatgtttgttccTGTTATGAGTTTATCACCTCGAGACCTCAAAGCTACACTTTTCCCTTCTTTCTGCAACTTCTGCATTATTTGAAATGATGACTTAAAAGAATATAATGTAGATTTAAAATCCTTTATAATGCAGTGAGTGTCAATGGAGCTGTGTTTACAACATATGATCATAAGAATTGAATCAAAGTTCTAGTATTCATATTGTTTTCACACAAGAAAAAACAATAAGGTGCTATTAGTTATGATTATCCCAACATTGAAGATTTTCCGATAGCACTAAGTTACTGCTCATCTAAGGTCTTCTAAGTAACTAATATAATCCATCAATTCCCTGAGAATCAGACCTTAGAAGTCGGTGATCCCCTTACATGACACGAATAAACTTTAAGCACCATTCAAGGCATGAATATGCAATTCAATGCACTAGGtactgaaaaaggaaaaatcttgAAAGAGagctgttaaaaaataaaatagtgctAACATGCATAAAAATACAGACAAAGAATGTGTCAAAAAGCATTAATACAGTAACCTGCAAGTGTCTCATACTTGAGCAATCTCTTGTCCGTGCTGTGGATACCGAGGCGCAATGATTGTGATCAAATCAGGGACTACTTGTATGAGCACTTCATGAACGCCTAGTATCGCTGCAGATATAAACAGAGAGCTTTGCTTTCAGAATTTTTAAGGTAAGTAAAATTAACATGGAACTAAAGAATCATTATAACatggaaataagaaaaatacaCATACAGAAGCCGAAATCATTACAATGCATTGCTTGATATACACcagaaaaataatagtaatacccAAATGTACTTGGATGAATTTCACAACTGAAATGGAAGAGAGTGGCAAAAAAGAGTGGAAGATTACTAAAACTATGCAGATGATATTCCAAGCCTTGTTGCTGTTTGGTGCTATAAAAGATGTAAGTTCTACCAGTTGCATAAATACAGCAAATTCTATAGAGGTCATATAGATGACCATAGGTACAGTCACACAACAAAGACCAAGTACCAGAAAATTCACCTTCTTCTTCTCCCTTGTGAATGGAAGAAGCCATCCAAACCTGCCTGTGAGCAAGCTGTACCTTCAGATCTTCTATACTTTTTACCTTTCTCTCAGAAATGTCAAATTCTTTAACCGCTAAAAAAAGTACGGTATTTTCAGATCAGGATACAGAATGTCAAAGTTGCCAAGTTTGTTAATCAAATGAATCAATACATAGAAATAACATCGGGACATTTGctactaaatttttaaaaggGTACTAGTAATACAAACAAATCATGTAACTTGGTATTAGCATTACAAACAAATCATGTAACTTAGCTTACCACATATTAGTCAGCAAATCAAGTcaaaataggaaaaagaaaataaaaattacaagatATAAACTACGGATTGTACCGAATTTCAAGTCACCAGAAAAGTTTATGATAAAAGGTGGGGCAAGCAGTAGCTGAAAATGAATTGCCTGCATATTACTCTGTGACATACAAGATGATCAATAATCAGACAACAGAAAACACATATGACTTTGATGCCATGTATAGAAGATCTTACCAACGGAACAATCAGCGAAAACTTTGACAGCATCAATGCAATCAGTGGAAGAATCACTGGTGTTGACCAACGATTAAATGATTTAGCAGAAACGCGAGCATTTAATAATGCCAGTGCAATCTGAACAGCATATATACATGCAAAAGatcaaaatgaaaatgttttacTTGATCTGTAAATGCAAGGTTCATCTAtcagaataaaacaaaacacaaataaataatttataattgaaaaccTATATTAGACACTGCAACCACAAAAATTTCACGGGCATCTATATGAGGTTGAATAACTTACACCCTTTTCCGAAGCATCCATAATAAGGTTTGGCCACAGTTCATTCTCCATAATTGCAATTGCATTGGGCTTCCAATAGCCAAGGAAAGCATTTATAGCAGCAGGGGTGTCAACTGGGGCAAACTGGTATAAAACAATATCAAAACAATAGAGTAAATGCCTCAAGTATCCAATATCAAAACATAGACATTGATTCCAAAAAACCGAGCATTTCACAGGGTGAAAACCAGACAAGCAAACCAATATTACAGCAACAAATTGTACGATTCAAATGTTGGAGTTCATAGGTACCTGGTATATCACACCGTTTGGAAGACGATTCTTTATAACTTCACTGCATAAATATAGgaaaaaactttattatatatataataaaaaaaaaaccagtaaaTGCATTAAATTCcttaatacaaaaacaaaaacaaaaatagaagatTTGGTTTACAATGCTGAGGCGGCAGTAGTGGTCATCAAGATGGTTAAATCAGGTCTGTTCTGAATACATTCTCTAATTACAGGAATCGCAGTCATTCCTTCGCCTGCTTTGACATTTCAACACAGAGAAATTAAGAATCAAaccaaaaacatttaaaaaaaaaaaattagagaattGAAGTGTCAGTCATTTAGTTGAGGCTTCGATTCAACTTTTCTCTTCGAATTTCCTCTGTTTTCTCAGGAaacaaacaaaggaaaaaaaagggaaaaaagaaaaaaaagagcaaaaagaAAGAACCTAGAGAGACGGCGTGGAACCAGAGGAGAGGACCAGGGGGACGAGGAAGGGAAGCTTGGCCAAGGCGTTCGGGCCAACGGAGCGGGTGTTCGAGTCCTCGGCACTGTCTCCAGCGAAGGTGAAGGTAGAGAATCGGAGAGAGACCGTAGCTCAGAGCTCTGTAAATCTTGTACATCAGCTTTCCTTTCGTTGCCGCCATTTTTGGTTCCGAGTGTTTTTGATTAGGCCGTTGGTTGGGTTCGAATTCGATCGCTCTCTCACGCTTTGCTTTGGAGACGAAACGTTTCGTGGTCTTCCACTAGTGGCGTTTACAAAACAGTACGGACCTAGGAAGGTCCGGTGGGCCCAGCAAGATGGTTCACAGGTGGGGCCTAGGTACTTGCTTAGTCGAATTTGAATACGAATGCGAACGAGAAAGGACGAGgctgatttttaaaattcagtttcatttttttgaagaatttttCATCCTGTTCCCAATCAAGGATGGTACAGAgcggttggtttttttttttttttaataattgatataaaaaatttatatatataaaatataaataaaataattaaaatatattaaaatacatcaaaataaTATCGGTGATCAATatcaatagtaaaaatatatttgaaagtaattaaatatttattataaattgtatataattttattgaatataaatatttttataattttattaaatatatttttatcggCGATCATGAAATTATTTTGGTCACAACTAcacaaagaataataaatatttttatttatatacaataaaattacaaaaaataaaaaaattaataaatatatataccggGTGAGGGTTTTCATTCCCTGTTCCTGATTCGGGTTTTAAACCCTTTGTCTCAAACTCACCTTAAAATCAGGGCAGTGCACTGGGTATTGGCTTGGTCGGGGCAAATTTCCATTCCTAAGCCCGAATACCCCCAACATTTTTCGATGGATCGCTAGGAATAAATcagattttttttgggtactctCTCTGCCCGAATACCCACAGCGCAACGTTTTCGATCTATCGATAGGAATAAATCaggttttttttgggtactctctctctctctcccccccccccccctctttctctctctctctctctcattcgtTTTGAATTGATTGAtcgaaattttaatttatatatgtaacattTGAAATCAGTTTTCAAATTAAACAACACGGCATTTTAGTTTCTGCCAATATTAAAAGGTTTTTCATACCAAATGCCCCTTGTAGTTTTTAGTAATTAACACATGCATGCTATTGCAAGGCAAATTATGATCCTttcaaatgaaatgaaaattctaTGCTAAATAGTTTACGAAACAACACTcataattgaattaaaaataatcgCTAAATCATTATACATGCCGGTAAAATTTattggctttttattttattttattttattttatttgtcgatagatttttttatttatttacttttgtagttttaaaaattagtatttaacttttgaagtttgaaaaattatcacttaAAACTTTGAAGTTCATACTATTTGATTAAGACCAAGTCATGCAGCCCTTTTCTTCTTTAGGGTGCTAGGGTCACCTACaatgtttgattaatttttgaAGACACGTAAAAGATGGACATGATACCAAGGAAAGTTGTCCCTTTGAAGGCTTATGCCAATACTTTTCATAAAGGGTCTTTTAGGAGACTATAATTGAATTGAGATAGAGACAACAAAAAATGATTTCTAGATTAGGCTAGGCCTCATCACTTTATTTGAACTTTTCAAGAATTTTTCTTT
Protein-coding regions in this window:
- the LOC107418860 gene encoding probable 3-deoxy-D-manno-octulosonic acid transferase, mitochondrial isoform X1; the protein is MAATKGKLMYKIYRALSYGLSPILYLHLRWRQCRGLEHPLRWPERLGQASLPRPPGPLLWFHAVSLGEGMTAIPVIRECIQNRPDLTILMTTTAASAFEVIKNRLPNGVIYQFAPVDTPAAINAFLGYWKPNAIAIMENELWPNLIMDASEKGIALALLNARVSAKSFNRWSTPVILPLIALMLSKFSLIVPLSNMQAIHFQLLLAPPFIINFSGDLKFAVKEFDISERKVKSIEDLKVQLAHRQVWMASSIHKGEEEAILGVHEVLIQVVPDLITIIAPRYPQHGQEIAQKLQKEGKSVALRSRGDKLITGTNIYIVDTLGELRYLYGLTPIAVIGGSFLPYFTGHNIAEAAAAGCAILTGPHVGHFSRMVLEMQRSNPLSVLQLDRNKMEADGTFQINSKTHQGFWKIRA
- the LOC107418860 gene encoding probable 3-deoxy-D-manno-octulosonic acid transferase, mitochondrial isoform X2 codes for the protein MAATKGKLMYKIYRALSYGLSPILYLHLRWRQCRGLEHPLRWPERLGQASLPRPPGPLLWFHAVSLGEGMTAIPVIRECIQNRPDLTILMTTTAASAFEVIKNRLPNGVIYQFAPVDTPAAINAFLGYWKPNAIAIMENELWPNLIMDASEKGIALALLNARVSAKSFNRWSTPVILPLIALMLSKFSLIVPLSNMQAIHFQLLLAPPFIINFSGDLKFAVKEFDISERKVKSIEDLKVQLAHRQVWMASSIHKGEEEAILGVHEVLIQVVPDLITIIAPRYPQHGQEIAQKLQKEGKSVALRSRGDKLITGTNIYIVDTLGELRYLYGLTPIAVIGGSFLPYFTGHNIAEAAAAGCAILTGPHVGHFSRMVLEMQRSNPLSVLQIGTRWKLMEPFK